Proteins encoded in a region of the Gulosibacter sediminis genome:
- a CDS encoding ATP-binding cassette domain-containing protein, with protein MTLEVQGLRIGFGRGAEARDVVRGIDLRIERGEALGLIGASGSGKSLTAKALLGLVTLSAPDAGVTAERLRLGDTDLLELREPGWQRLRGRRVGLVLQDALGSLDPARTIGAELATAITAHDRRLSRVAVHERSLELLRRVGLPEPEVRLRQRAVQLSGGQRQRALIATAIAHEPELLIADEPTTALDASARRELLALLRELADAGMSILFVSHDLASVQLLCERVAVIDAGEIVETGPTARILTAPTTPQARALVEALPRPPEAGAPAETAPVLQAEHVARSYARPDGTRFTALDVDALTLHRGETLGIVGASGSGKSTLARELLALEPPERADARIRLGEFTWQPASERARRPERHRIGLVSQDPLASFNPRLRAGQILADARSRGRSRRVGRQRGELVRMLEEVGLGAEHLEVRPSRMSGGERQRLAIARALAAGPEVLICDEAVSALDATVRRQVLDLLQRVQESRQLSVVFISHDLDVVGEIADRVAVVEAGSIVESGPTSGLFSAPKHRATRRLLGLEASSRNYDRT; from the coding sequence ATGACACTCGAAGTTCAGGGCCTACGCATCGGCTTTGGCCGCGGCGCCGAAGCCCGCGACGTCGTGCGCGGCATCGACCTGCGCATCGAACGGGGCGAGGCGCTCGGCCTCATCGGCGCCTCGGGCTCGGGCAAATCGCTCACCGCGAAGGCGCTGCTCGGGCTCGTGACGCTGTCGGCGCCCGACGCCGGCGTGACCGCCGAGCGGCTGCGGCTCGGCGACACCGATCTGCTCGAGCTCCGCGAGCCCGGCTGGCAGCGGCTGCGCGGCCGCCGCGTCGGCCTCGTGCTGCAGGATGCGCTCGGATCGCTCGACCCCGCGCGCACGATCGGCGCCGAGCTCGCCACCGCGATCACCGCACACGACCGCCGCCTTAGCCGCGTCGCCGTGCACGAACGCTCGCTCGAGCTCCTGCGCCGCGTCGGCCTGCCCGAACCCGAGGTGCGGCTGCGTCAACGCGCCGTGCAGCTCTCGGGTGGCCAACGCCAGCGCGCGCTCATCGCCACCGCGATCGCGCACGAACCCGAGCTGCTCATCGCCGACGAGCCGACCACCGCGCTCGACGCGAGCGCCCGCCGCGAGCTGCTCGCCCTGCTGCGCGAGCTCGCCGACGCGGGTATGAGCATCCTGTTCGTCTCGCACGACCTCGCCTCGGTGCAGCTGCTCTGCGAGCGGGTCGCGGTGATCGACGCGGGCGAAATCGTCGAGACCGGGCCGACCGCGCGCATCCTCACCGCCCCGACCACGCCGCAGGCCCGCGCCCTCGTCGAGGCGCTCCCCCGGCCGCCCGAGGCCGGCGCCCCGGCCGAGACCGCACCTGTGCTGCAGGCCGAGCACGTCGCCCGGAGCTACGCCCGGCCCGACGGCACGCGCTTCACCGCGCTCGACGTCGACGCCCTCACGCTGCACCGCGGCGAGACGCTCGGCATCGTCGGCGCCTCGGGCTCGGGCAAGTCGACCCTCGCGCGCGAGCTGCTCGCGCTCGAGCCGCCCGAGCGGGCCGACGCGCGCATCCGCCTCGGTGAGTTCACCTGGCAGCCGGCGAGCGAGCGCGCCCGCCGCCCCGAGCGCCACCGCATCGGGCTCGTGTCGCAGGACCCCCTCGCGAGCTTTAACCCGCGGCTGCGCGCTGGCCAGATTCTCGCGGATGCGCGCAGCCGCGGCCGCTCGCGTCGCGTCGGCCGCCAGCGCGGCGAGCTCGTGCGGATGCTCGAAGAGGTCGGTCTCGGCGCCGAGCATCTCGAGGTGCGCCCGAGCCGAATGTCGGGCGGCGAGCGCCAGCGGCTCGCGATCGCGCGGGCGCTCGCGGCCGGCCCCGAGGTGCTCATCTGCGACGAGGCGGTGTCAGCGCTCGACGCGACCGTTCGTCGCCAAGTGCTCGATTTATTGCAACGCGTGCAAGAATCCAGACAACTTAGCGTCGTGTTCATCTCGCACGATCTCGACGTCGTCGGCGAAATCGCCGACCGGGTCGCGGTCGTCGAGGCGGGCTCAATCGTCGAATCCGGCCCCACCAGCGGTTTGTTTTCAGCCCCGAAACATCGCGCGACGCGCCGTCTGCTCGGGCTTGAGGCCTCGTCGAGAAACTACGACAGAACGTAG
- a CDS encoding phosphoenolpyruvate carboxykinase (GTP) — protein sequence MTTHAPVTAADIEQLSANPEVNEWVVKVAELAKPDRVVWADGSQEEYDRIAAELVEQGVLIKLNPELRPNSYLARSDAADVARVESRTFICSEKEADAGPTNNWRAPAEMRAELDGLLDGSMRGRTMYVVPFAMGPLGGKITQYGVEITDSPYVVLSMALMTRSGTEALSYIKPEGEWVKALHTVGYPLVSADGVERDDVVWPCNDTKYITHFPDDLEIISYGSGYGGNALLGKKCFALRIASVMARDEGWMAEHMLLIQATSPEGKKYTISGAFPSATGKTNLAMMRPKLDGWKVETIGDDIVWMRPAEDGRLNAINPEFGFFGVAPGTGWSTNPVAMETIRENAIFTNVALTDDGDVWWEGMTDEAPAHLTDWQGNGWTPASDLPAAHPNARFTVRAEQCPTISPDWEAADGVPVDIILFGGRRRTNVPLVYRSKSWEHGCFLGATLGSEQTAAAEGPVGVLRRDPFAMQPFTGYHMGDYWAHWLEMGETLGDKAPAIFQVNWFRRDQDGSFLWPGFGENIRAIKWAIEALEGKVTAVETPIGLLPEISDIDVSGLDVSDEQLQALFDVPAAGWVEELRKTDEYFASIGDRVPAQLHEQLSKVRAGFDS from the coding sequence ATGACGACCCATGCGCCAGTCACCGCCGCCGACATTGAACAGCTGTCGGCCAACCCAGAGGTCAACGAATGGGTGGTGAAGGTCGCTGAGCTCGCCAAGCCCGACCGCGTCGTTTGGGCGGATGGTTCGCAAGAGGAGTATGACCGCATCGCCGCGGAGCTCGTCGAGCAGGGTGTTTTGATCAAGCTCAACCCCGAGTTGCGCCCGAATTCGTATCTCGCGCGCTCCGACGCCGCCGACGTCGCCCGCGTCGAGAGCCGCACGTTCATCTGCTCCGAAAAGGAAGCGGACGCCGGCCCGACGAACAACTGGCGCGCGCCCGCCGAGATGCGTGCCGAGCTCGACGGCCTGCTCGACGGCTCGATGCGAGGCCGCACGATGTACGTCGTGCCCTTCGCGATGGGCCCCCTCGGCGGCAAGATCACGCAGTACGGCGTCGAGATTACCGACTCGCCCTACGTTGTGCTCTCGATGGCGCTCATGACCCGTTCGGGCACCGAGGCGCTCAGCTACATCAAGCCCGAGGGTGAATGGGTCAAGGCCCTGCACACGGTCGGCTACCCGCTCGTCAGCGCCGATGGCGTCGAGCGCGACGACGTCGTGTGGCCCTGCAACGACACGAAGTACATCACCCACTTCCCCGACGACCTCGAGATCATCTCGTACGGCTCGGGCTACGGCGGCAACGCGCTGCTCGGCAAGAAGTGCTTCGCGCTGCGCATCGCCTCGGTGATGGCCCGCGACGAGGGCTGGATGGCCGAGCACATGCTGCTCATTCAGGCCACGAGCCCCGAGGGCAAGAAGTACACCATCTCGGGCGCGTTCCCGTCGGCCACCGGCAAGACGAACCTCGCGATGATGCGCCCGAAGCTCGACGGCTGGAAGGTCGAGACCATCGGCGACGACATCGTCTGGATGCGCCCCGCCGAAGACGGCCGCCTCAACGCAATCAACCCCGAGTTCGGCTTCTTCGGCGTCGCCCCCGGCACCGGCTGGTCGACGAACCCGGTCGCGATGGAGACGATCCGCGAGAACGCGATCTTCACGAACGTCGCGCTCACCGACGACGGCGACGTGTGGTGGGAGGGCATGACCGACGAGGCGCCCGCGCACCTCACCGACTGGCAGGGCAACGGCTGGACCCCCGCATCCGACCTGCCCGCCGCGCACCCGAACGCGCGCTTCACCGTGCGCGCCGAGCAGTGCCCGACCATCTCGCCCGACTGGGAGGCCGCTGACGGCGTGCCGGTCGACATCATCCTGTTCGGTGGCCGCCGCCGCACCAACGTGCCGCTCGTCTACCGCTCGAAGAGCTGGGAGCACGGCTGCTTCCTTGGCGCGACGCTCGGCAGCGAGCAGACCGCCGCGGCCGAGGGCCCCGTGGGCGTGCTGCGCCGCGACCCCTTCGCCATGCAGCCCTTCACCGGCTACCACATGGGCGACTACTGGGCGCACTGGCTCGAGATGGGCGAGACGCTCGGCGACAAGGCGCCGGCGATCTTCCAGGTCAACTGGTTCCGCCGCGACCAGGACGGCAGCTTCCTCTGGCCGGGCTTCGGCGAAAACATCCGCGCCATCAAGTGGGCCATCGAGGCCCTCGAGGGCAAGGTCACCGCGGTCGAGACCCCGATCGGTCTGCTGCCCGAGATCTCCGACATCGACGTGAGCGGCCTCGACGTGAGCGACGAGCAGCTGCAGGCGCTCTTCGATGTGCCGGCCGCGGGCTGGGTCGAAGAGCTGCGCAAGACCGACGAGTACTTCGCGTCGATCGGCGACCGTGTGCCCGCGCAGCTGCACGAGCAGCTCAGCAAGGTGCGCGCCGGCTTCGACAGCTAG
- a CDS encoding NCS2 family permease gives MSKRSVTDESATPAASPAPASGAPGWLERIFNFSGRGTTMGRELRGGLVTFVTISYILVLNPLVLGGAASADLEGGVLDSIQVASTTALAAGLLTIVFGFVANLPFALAAGLGINSFLAVSMVQQITWPEAMGLVLLNGVVIVILGATGARTAIFNAVPAGLKSAITVGIGMFIAFVGLVNSGFVTRTEGGPPVQLGLSGSISTIPTLVFIVTLLIMAVLLIRKVPGAILIGIVIGTVLALAAEAIWHLGASGADNPGGWHLTVPSLPEQLVAVPDLSLVGAVDPVGAFTRLGPVAALMLLLTLVFMNFFDAMGAMTGLARNAGLAHADGTFPRIRHAFIIEGFGAVVGGATSSSSNTIFVDSASGIGEGARTGFASVVTGALFLIAMFFTPLAVIVPMEVGSAALVIVGAMMMVQVADIDWQDFSIALPAFLTVIAMPLTYSIANGIGVGFIAFVVVNALAGKIREIHWLLWIVAAGFVIYFARSPIEALLG, from the coding sequence GTGAGTAAGCGATCTGTCACCGACGAATCTGCCACCCCCGCCGCGAGCCCGGCGCCCGCATCCGGAGCGCCCGGCTGGCTCGAGCGCATCTTCAACTTCTCGGGCCGCGGCACGACCATGGGCCGCGAGCTGCGCGGCGGCCTGGTGACCTTCGTCACCATCTCGTACATCCTCGTGCTCAACCCGCTCGTGCTCGGCGGCGCGGCCTCGGCCGACCTCGAGGGCGGCGTGCTCGACTCGATTCAGGTCGCGTCGACGACCGCGCTCGCGGCGGGCCTGCTCACGATCGTGTTCGGCTTCGTCGCGAACCTGCCGTTCGCGCTCGCGGCGGGCCTCGGCATCAACTCGTTCCTCGCGGTGTCGATGGTGCAGCAGATCACCTGGCCCGAGGCGATGGGCCTCGTGCTGCTCAACGGTGTCGTCATCGTCATCCTCGGGGCGACCGGCGCGCGCACGGCGATCTTCAACGCGGTGCCCGCGGGCCTGAAGTCGGCGATCACCGTCGGCATCGGCATGTTCATCGCGTTCGTCGGCCTCGTGAACTCGGGCTTCGTCACCCGCACCGAGGGCGGTCCGCCCGTGCAGCTGGGCCTCTCGGGTTCGATCTCGACGATCCCGACGCTCGTGTTCATTGTCACGCTGCTCATCATGGCGGTGCTGCTCATCCGTAAGGTGCCCGGTGCGATCCTCATCGGCATCGTCATCGGCACCGTGCTCGCGCTCGCGGCCGAGGCGATCTGGCACCTCGGCGCATCCGGCGCCGACAACCCCGGCGGCTGGCACCTCACCGTGCCGAGCCTGCCCGAGCAGCTCGTCGCCGTGCCCGACCTCAGCCTTGTCGGCGCAGTCGACCCGGTCGGCGCCTTCACCCGACTCGGCCCGGTCGCGGCGCTCATGCTGCTGCTCACGCTCGTGTTCATGAACTTCTTCGACGCGATGGGCGCCATGACCGGCCTCGCGCGCAACGCGGGCCTCGCGCACGCCGACGGCACGTTCCCGCGCATCCGCCACGCCTTCATCATCGAGGGTTTCGGCGCCGTCGTCGGCGGCGCCACCTCGAGCTCGTCGAACACGATCTTTGTCGACTCGGCCTCGGGTATCGGCGAGGGCGCGCGCACGGGCTTCGCGTCGGTCGTCACGGGCGCGCTCTTCCTCATCGCGATGTTCTTCACACCGCTCGCGGTCATCGTGCCGATGGAGGTCGGCTCGGCCGCGCTCGTCATCGTCGGCGCGATGATGATGGTGCAGGTCGCCGACATCGACTGGCAGGACTTCTCGATCGCCCTGCCCGCGTTCCTCACCGTCATCGCGATGCCGCTCACCTACTCGATCGCGAACGGCATCGGGGTCGGCTTCATCGCCTTCGTCGTCGTCAACGCCCTCGCAGGCAAGATCCGCGAGATCCACTGGCTGCTCTGGATCGTCGCCGCCGGCTTCGTCATCTACTTCGCGCGCTCGCCGATCGAGGCGTTGCTCGGTTAG
- a CDS encoding Zn-dependent alcohol dehydrogenase, with protein sequence MKAAVLNGVGQDFVIEDVDIADPIGREVLIDVKACGLCHSDAHIRTHDFGFPMPTVLGHELAGVVTKIGPDVKEISVGDHVVGCLVAFCGHCRNCAAGKPYQCEHPEETRRAEGEPPRLSRNGEVVTQFSELSGFAEQALVHENCVVRVTKDIPFEKACLLGCGVVTGAGAAINTASVRVGDTVAVIGCGGVGLNAVQGARLAGAHKIIAIDLQPEKLELAKTFGATDTINPNEVDDVVAAVREITQSSGVDHAFEVIGLKPTAEQAIKILGVGGGAYQIGMIPIGKQLEIDPFVDILMQQRKYQGVYMGSTNSKRDIPLYADLYQQGRFNLDDLVSKTIRLDDINEGYAELEGGKIARSVIVFD encoded by the coding sequence ATGAAGGCAGCGGTACTCAACGGAGTCGGCCAGGACTTCGTTATTGAAGACGTCGACATCGCCGATCCGATCGGTCGCGAAGTACTCATCGATGTCAAAGCCTGCGGCTTGTGCCACAGCGACGCGCACATCCGCACCCACGACTTCGGCTTCCCGATGCCAACCGTGCTCGGTCACGAACTCGCCGGCGTCGTCACGAAAATTGGCCCCGACGTCAAAGAAATCTCGGTCGGCGACCACGTCGTCGGCTGCCTCGTCGCGTTCTGCGGCCACTGCCGCAACTGCGCGGCCGGCAAGCCGTATCAGTGCGAGCATCCCGAAGAGACGCGTCGCGCAGAGGGCGAACCGCCGCGCCTCAGCCGCAACGGCGAGGTCGTCACCCAGTTCTCAGAGCTCTCCGGCTTCGCCGAGCAGGCCCTCGTGCACGAGAACTGCGTCGTGCGCGTCACGAAGGACATCCCGTTCGAAAAGGCGTGCCTGCTCGGCTGCGGCGTTGTCACGGGCGCGGGTGCCGCGATCAACACCGCGAGCGTGCGCGTCGGCGACACTGTGGCGGTCATCGGCTGCGGCGGCGTCGGCCTCAACGCCGTGCAGGGCGCGCGGCTCGCGGGGGCGCACAAGATCATCGCGATCGACCTGCAGCCCGAAAAGCTCGAACTCGCGAAGACCTTCGGCGCGACCGACACGATTAACCCGAACGAGGTGGACGACGTCGTCGCAGCGGTGCGTGAAATCACCCAGTCGAGCGGCGTTGACCACGCCTTCGAGGTCATCGGCCTCAAGCCCACCGCCGAACAGGCCATCAAGATCCTCGGCGTTGGCGGCGGCGCCTACCAGATCGGCATGATCCCGATCGGCAAGCAGCTCGAGATCGATCCCTTCGTCGACATCCTCATGCAGCAGCGCAAGTACCAGGGCGTCTACATGGGCTCGACGAACTCGAAGCGCGACATCCCGCTCTACGCCGACCTCTACCAGCAGGGCCGCTTCAACCTTGACGACCTCGTCTCGAAGACGATCCGCCTCGATGACATCAACGAGGGCTACGCCGAACTCGAGGGCGGCAAGATCGCGCGCAGCGTGATTGTCTTCGACTAG
- the valS gene encoding valine--tRNA ligase → MTATPANIPDRPALEGLEQKWGDAWNAQGTYAFRRDGATREQVYSVDTPPPTASGSLHIGHVFSYTHTDVVARYQRMQGKRVFYPMGWDDNGLPTERRVQNYYGVRCDPSLPYVEGFVPPHEGGDGKSIKAADQQPISRQNFIELCLKLSEEDERAFEELWRQLGLSVDWTQTYRTIDDDARRVSQLAFVRNIERGEAYQDMAPTLWDITFRTAVAQAELEDREQPGAYHRLAFHGADGDVFIETTRPELLPACVALVAHPDDERYQPLFGSTVRTPLFDVEVPVLAHPLAQPDKGSGIAMICTFGDVTDVIWWRELRLPNRSILGEDGRIIADAPEAITSERGRKVYAAMAGKTVFSAKQAVVEALTASGELIGEPNKISHPVKFFEKGDKPLEIVSTRQWYVKNGANDEELRAKLLQFGEQLEFWPEFMRVRYLNWVEGLSGDWLISRQRYFGVPIPVWYPIDADGVTQYDQPIVPAPEQLPVDPSSDAPAGFDASQRGQAGGFEGELDVMDTWMTSSLTPQLAGGWMRDDELWNLVAPFSVRPQGQDIIRTWLFSTLLRSLLEDDRLPWDNATISGFIVDPDRKKMSKSKGNVVTPKGLLDEHGSDAVRYWAASSRLGTDAAFDPQRPTQIKIGRRLAIKVLNAAKLVLGYEAGDAGEADVTNPLDQAMLAQLRDVVAQATVAFDAFNHARALEVTESFFWSFCDDYLELAKERAYGGATPEGQRSAVAAMRRAVDVLLRLLAPFIPFATEEVWSWSNEGSVHQAAWPTVEELAAAGDGDPRMLDLASAALTSIRGAKTAAKVSQKTPMLQATFVTKPGGEGASVLSLLEGAAGDIAAVGRIESFSFTEGAADDAAFAEGAVLDVRDIELGEPPVKK, encoded by the coding sequence ATGACGGCCACGCCCGCGAACATCCCGGACCGCCCCGCCCTCGAAGGTCTCGAGCAGAAGTGGGGTGACGCCTGGAATGCACAGGGCACCTACGCGTTCCGACGCGACGGCGCGACCCGCGAGCAGGTCTACTCGGTCGACACTCCCCCGCCCACCGCATCCGGTTCGCTGCACATCGGCCACGTGTTCTCGTACACGCACACGGATGTGGTGGCTCGCTACCAGCGCATGCAGGGCAAGCGCGTGTTCTACCCGATGGGTTGGGACGACAACGGTCTGCCGACCGAGCGTCGCGTGCAGAACTACTACGGCGTGCGCTGCGACCCGTCGCTGCCGTACGTCGAGGGCTTCGTGCCGCCGCACGAGGGTGGCGACGGCAAGAGCATCAAGGCCGCCGACCAGCAGCCGATCTCGCGCCAGAACTTCATCGAGCTCTGCCTGAAGCTTTCGGAAGAAGACGAGCGTGCCTTCGAAGAGCTCTGGCGCCAGCTCGGCCTCTCGGTCGACTGGACCCAGACCTACCGCACCATCGACGACGACGCGCGCCGCGTTTCGCAGCTCGCGTTCGTGCGCAACATCGAGCGCGGCGAGGCGTACCAGGACATGGCGCCGACGCTCTGGGACATCACGTTCCGCACCGCCGTCGCGCAGGCCGAGCTTGAGGACCGCGAGCAGCCGGGCGCCTACCACCGCCTCGCGTTCCACGGTGCCGACGGCGACGTGTTCATCGAGACGACCCGCCCCGAACTGCTGCCCGCGTGCGTGGCGCTCGTCGCGCATCCCGACGACGAGCGGTACCAGCCGCTGTTCGGCAGCACGGTGCGCACGCCGCTGTTCGACGTCGAGGTGCCGGTGCTCGCGCATCCGCTCGCGCAGCCCGACAAGGGTTCGGGCATCGCGATGATCTGTACTTTCGGTGACGTCACCGACGTCATCTGGTGGCGCGAGCTGCGCCTGCCGAACCGATCGATCCTTGGCGAAGACGGCCGCATCATTGCCGACGCTCCCGAGGCGATCACGAGCGAGCGTGGCCGTAAGGTCTACGCCGCGATGGCTGGCAAGACCGTGTTCAGCGCGAAGCAGGCCGTCGTCGAGGCGCTCACCGCGTCGGGCGAACTCATCGGCGAGCCGAACAAGATCTCGCACCCCGTGAAGTTCTTCGAGAAGGGCGACAAGCCCCTCGAGATCGTCTCGACGCGCCAGTGGTACGTGAAGAACGGTGCGAACGACGAGGAGCTGCGCGCGAAGCTGCTGCAGTTCGGCGAGCAGCTCGAGTTCTGGCCCGAGTTCATGCGCGTCCGCTACCTCAACTGGGTCGAGGGCCTCTCGGGCGACTGGCTCATCTCGCGCCAGCGCTACTTCGGCGTGCCGATTCCCGTCTGGTACCCGATCGACGCCGACGGCGTGACGCAGTACGACCAGCCGATCGTACCCGCGCCCGAGCAGCTGCCGGTCGACCCGTCGTCGGATGCGCCGGCCGGGTTCGACGCGTCGCAGCGCGGCCAGGCCGGTGGTTTCGAGGGCGAGCTCGACGTGATGGACACGTGGATGACCTCGTCGCTCACGCCGCAGCTCGCCGGCGGCTGGATGCGCGACGACGAGCTCTGGAACCTCGTCGCGCCGTTCTCGGTGCGCCCGCAGGGCCAAGACATCATCCGCACCTGGCTGTTCTCGACGCTGCTGCGCTCACTGCTCGAGGACGACCGCCTGCCGTGGGACAACGCGACCATCAGCGGCTTCATCGTCGACCCCGACCGCAAGAAGATGTCGAAGTCGAAGGGCAATGTGGTGACGCCGAAGGGCCTGCTCGACGAGCACGGCTCGGATGCGGTGCGCTACTGGGCGGCGTCGAGCCGCCTCGGCACCGACGCGGCCTTCGACCCGCAGCGCCCGACGCAGATCAAGATCGGCCGCCGCCTCGCGATCAAGGTGCTCAACGCCGCGAAGCTTGTGCTCGGCTACGAGGCCGGCGACGCCGGTGAGGCCGACGTGACGAACCCGCTCGACCAGGCGATGCTCGCGCAGCTGCGCGACGTGGTCGCCCAGGCGACCGTCGCGTTCGACGCGTTCAACCACGCGCGCGCCCTCGAGGTGACCGAGTCGTTCTTCTGGTCGTTCTGCGACGACTACCTCGAGCTCGCGAAGGAGCGCGCCTACGGTGGCGCGACCCCCGAGGGCCAGCGCTCGGCCGTGGCCGCGATGCGCCGCGCGGTCGACGTGCTGCTGCGCCTGCTCGCCCCGTTCATCCCGTTCGCAACCGAAGAGGTGTGGTCGTGGTCGAACGAGGGTTCGGTGCACCAGGCCGCATGGCCGACGGTCGAGGAGCTCGCGGCGGCCGGCGACGGCGACCCGCGGATGCTCGACCTCGCGTCGGCCGCGCTGACCTCGATTCGCGGGGCGAAGACCGCGGCGAAGGTCTCGCAGAAGACGCCAATGCTGCAGGCGACGTTCGTGACGAAGCCGGGCGGTGAGGGCGCAAGCGTGCTGTCGCTGCTCGAGGGCGCCGCGGGCGACATCGCCGCGGTGGGTCGCATCGAGTCGTTCTCGTTCACCGAGGGCGCGGCCGATGATGCCGCGTTCGCGGAGGGCGCGGTGCTCGACGTGCGCGACATCGAACTCGGCGAGCCGCCGGTCAAGAAGTAG
- a CDS encoding GntR family transcriptional regulator, which produces MTIAFEGIDESSAAPPYEQLRMQVVAAIADGRLAPGDRLPSVRALASEIGLAANTVARAYRELEVDGHVVTAGRNGTHIAERELSAADEARALALTVAFLRDMQALGIGPESIEHRVAAALRPLA; this is translated from the coding sequence ATGACGATCGCCTTCGAAGGAATCGACGAGTCGTCCGCCGCGCCGCCGTACGAACAGCTGCGGATGCAGGTGGTCGCGGCGATTGCGGACGGACGGCTCGCGCCAGGCGACCGCCTCCCGTCGGTGCGCGCGCTCGCGAGTGAGATCGGCTTGGCCGCGAACACGGTGGCGCGCGCGTACCGCGAGCTCGAGGTCGACGGGCACGTCGTGACCGCGGGCCGCAACGGCACCCACATCGCGGAGCGCGAGCTCAGCGCGGCCGACGAGGCGCGCGCGTTGGCGCTGACCGTCGCGTTCCTGCGTGACATGCAGGCGCTCGGCATCGGCCCGGAATCAATCGAGCACCGCGTCGCGGCGGCCCTCCGGCCGCTGGCGTAG
- the mshD gene encoding mycothiol synthase: MASPHLTAADLGPEFEEFSTLITTADGVAPFNEATLLSPADREARVIRGDSGDIDALALTHTLDDGTIEAELAVAPTARGLGLGRELVDRIRSAGPSVFWAHGDLPQAQQLAQKSGLTATRRLYVLERPLTEDDTAPAQLPPSAHIRPFNEEKDAQAWVELNARVFHDHPEQGSITRDDLADRIAQPWFSADNFLVLEGAGGILLGYNWLKVTDDEAEIYVVGVAPEAAGTGFGKALMQAGLARLRETGADTAVLYVDGDNERAVELYRKLGFTPRSLDVQYR, translated from the coding sequence ATGGCCTCACCTCACCTCACCGCAGCAGATCTGGGCCCCGAATTCGAGGAGTTCAGCACCCTCATCACCACGGCCGATGGAGTCGCCCCGTTTAACGAGGCGACCCTGCTCAGCCCGGCCGACCGCGAGGCGCGCGTCATCCGCGGCGACAGCGGCGACATCGACGCCCTCGCGCTCACCCACACCCTCGACGACGGCACGATCGAAGCGGAGCTCGCCGTCGCCCCGACCGCCCGCGGACTCGGCCTCGGCCGCGAACTCGTCGACCGCATCCGCTCTGCTGGCCCGAGCGTGTTCTGGGCCCACGGCGACCTGCCGCAGGCCCAGCAGCTCGCGCAGAAGTCCGGCCTCACCGCCACCCGCCGCCTCTACGTGCTCGAGCGCCCGCTCACTGAAGACGACACGGCGCCGGCACAGCTGCCGCCAAGCGCGCACATCCGCCCCTTCAACGAAGAAAAGGATGCGCAGGCCTGGGTCGAGCTCAACGCTCGCGTCTTCCACGACCACCCCGAGCAGGGCTCGATCACCCGCGACGACCTCGCCGACCGCATCGCGCAGCCGTGGTTCTCGGCCGACAACTTCCTCGTGCTCGAGGGCGCGGGCGGCATTCTGCTCGGCTACAACTGGCTCAAGGTGACCGACGACGAGGCCGAAATCTACGTCGTCGGCGTGGCGCCCGAGGCCGCGGGCACCGGCTTCGGCAAGGCGCTCATGCAGGCCGGCCTCGCCCGCCTGCGCGAGACGGGCGCCGACACCGCGGTGCTCTACGTTGACGGCGACAACGAGCGCGCCGTCGAGCTCTACCGCAAGCTCGGCTTCACGCCGCGCTCGCTTGACGTGCAATACCGCTAA